A region of the Kribbella sp. NBC_01245 genome:
ATGGATAGGTTGAGCGGATCGTGCTCTACGGGATCTACAAGTGGCGACTCCGGCGGCAACTGGTCGGCAAGCCGAGGGCGCAGCACGTCGGACTGGTGATGGACGGCAACCGCCGCCGGGCCCGCTGTCAAGGGCATGCGAACCCGAGCGTCGGTACGACGCGCTTCACGTCGAGAACGCCCTCGGCTGGTGTCAGACCGCTGGAGTTCAGCACGTCACAGTCTTCATCTGCTCGACCGAGAACCCGATCAAGCGCGGCAGAGAGAAGTCGCTACTTGATGCAGATGATCGGAGAGGTGGTCACCACCCGGCTGATCGAGCCCGGCGGGCGCTGGCAGGTCCACGTCGCCGGATTGGTCGACCGGCTCCCCGACACCACCGCGCTCGCGCTGAAGCAGGCCGTCGAGGCCACCAAGGAGATCGCTACCGGCAACCACGTCACCATCGCCGTCGGGTACGGCGGCCGGCAGGAGCTCGTCGAGGCCGTCCGTTCCCTGCTGGAGTCCGAGGCCCGCGCCGGCAACGACCTCGACTCTCTCGCTGACACCCTCGAGGCCGCCGGCATCACCAGCACCTCTACACCGCCGGCCAGCCCGACTCCGACCACCAGCGGCGAACAGCGGATGTCGAATTTCCTGCTCTGGCAGAGCGCCTACTGCGAGGTCTGCTTCTGCGACCCGTACTGGCCGGCCTTCCGCGAGATCGACTCCCTCTGCGCGCTCCGCTCCTACGCCGCCCGCCAACGGCGCCGCGGTGCATAAGGACATCAAGGGGGCGCCCGGTCCTCGCAGATTAGGGCTGTGCGGTTGCCGAGAACTTCGAGCATGGCCCGAGCTTCTTTCCCGCATCCGACACCGTTGCATCGAACACAACATTGATGCGTCGTGGCTAGGGCTACGGACGATTTCCATGGTCACAACGAGCATCGGGCCCAGGCGAGGCGATCGCATCACTCGTCGGCACCGGTACCAGGAAGTGTCGGAACGTCTTCCGGCTGCAACTCTGCTCGGATTCGGATGAGGCGCAGTGGGTGTCGGTATTGGCCAGCTTGCATGGCGGCGTCGGCGGCGACTTCGATCACGAGGCGTGGCTGCACCTTCAGCAGCGGCACCTTGGTGTCCTTGCCGCCCCAGCGGTAGGCCGGGATCTCGTCCGGCCACGGATGCGAGGGCCCGGCCGGCTTCAGTACCTTGGCCAGCTCGGCGGCCTGCGCGTCCTTCAGCGCCACGGTCCGCCCGACCGCCTCCAGCACCTTGCCGCGGTACCGACCCGCGATCACCGCCTCAGGTCGCGTCAGAGAGCCGGTAACCGCGCCCACGACCACCTCGACGGTGTCGCGATGACGGATCTTTCGTCGGGTCTCTAGGCGTGTCGCGCACTGTCGTGTTGAGCGTGTTGATCAGTACGTGTGCGACACCCATGTCGGGAAGTAGAGCTGCCTGGGTCGACGACAAGCAGGCGCCTGAATGGGGCCTCGCGCTGGCCGGATCGCCATGTGCGGACGCGGGGCTCCACCGATGTCGATCCATCGATTGCAGACCGGGGCTGCGATGATGGGCCCGGGTCGATTCGCTTGCGAGGCGGCTCGACTTGGGAGAGGTTGACGCAATGAAGTACACGCGTCTAGGGAAGACCGGCCTCAAGGTTAGCCGCATTGGTCTCGGGTGCATGAGCTATGGAAGAGCCGCGTCTGGTATGCATCAGTGGACGTTGGATGAGGCCGCCGCAGCGCCGTTCTTCCGACAGGCGGTCGAGTTGGGCGTGACCTTCTGGGACACCGCCAACGTCTACCAGGGCGGCACCTCCGAGGAGTTCGTGGGCCGCGCCATCCGTGAATTCTCCCGACGCGAGGACATCGTCCTCGCAACCAAGGTGCACGGGAGGATGCACGACGGTCCCGGCGGGAGCGGCCTGTCGCGAAAGGCCATCCTTGAGCAACTGGACGCGTCACTTCGCCGCCTCGGCACCGACTACGTCGACGTCTACTACATTCACCGCTTCGACGATCAGGTGCCGGTCGAGGAGACCATGGAGACTCTGCACGACGTCGTGAAGGCCGGAAAGGTGCGGTACCTCGGAGCGTCGTCGATGTGGGCATGGCAGTTCGTGAAGATGCAGCATGCCGCGGAACTGCACGGGTGGACACGGTTCTCGGCGATGCAGGATCAGTACAACGTGCTCAGGCGTGA
Encoded here:
- a CDS encoding undecaprenyl diphosphate synthase family protein, whose translation is MDGNRRRARCQGHANPSVGTTRFTSRTPSAGVRPLEFSTSQSSSARPRTRSSAAERSRYLMQMIGEVVTTRLIEPGGRWQVHVAGLVDRLPDTTALALKQAVEATKEIATGNHVTIAVGYGGRQELVEAVRSLLESEARAGNDLDSLADTLEAAGITSTSTPPASPTPTTSGEQRMSNFLLWQSAYCEVCFCDPYWPAFREIDSLCALRSYAARQRRRGA
- a CDS encoding aldo/keto reductase; amino-acid sequence: MKYTRLGKTGLKVSRIGLGCMSYGRAASGMHQWTLDEAAAAPFFRQAVELGVTFWDTANVYQGGTSEEFVGRAIREFSRREDIVLATKVHGRMHDGPGGSGLSRKAILEQLDASLRRLGTDYVDVYYIHRFDDQVPVEETMETLHDVVKAGKVRYLGASSMWAWQFVKMQHAAELHGWTRFSAMQDQYNVLRREEERDMIPLCLDQGVGLTPYSPLAKGRAARPWGEQTARSSTDTVAQAFDRDVDKPVVDAVHQIAEDRRVPMAQVALAWVLSKQVVSCPIVGATKPKHLEDAVAALEVSLSADEIAPLEAPYTTQDNYWW